From a single Brassica oleracea var. oleracea cultivar TO1000 chromosome C5, BOL, whole genome shotgun sequence genomic region:
- the LOC106293049 gene encoding transcription factor bHLH111 isoform X2, translating to MIREECTPSSSWWEDVHHDDHASSISTSFYHKNSNGNNNNNSTANCEGDNLSISTVNTSNRFDLTAESSSRHSLSAPDHPASTSDELLRDHVVSSNNHLWSLAYLPGRSLGDQMLDHHHHNNHITSSRNNSSTTSELPFEPVCDNANGWIYDTNQVRYDQSSEQRLSKLTDLVGKHWSLAPPSNPDMNHNLHHHFDQTSDDISMYRQELEVKNEEDLCYNNGLNGGASLFRDAIESSRSFLDIRLSRPLTDINPSFKPSFKALSLSEFGKKEHQTASLATVRLGPTNAGKKKRCDEVSDEASKKAKCGRDSTHSPDKDLPKAKLRDKITTLQQIVSPFGKTDTASVLQEAITYINFYQEQVKLLSTPYMKNSSIKDPWGGWDREEYNKRGPKHLDLKSRGLCLVPISCTPVAYHDNSATDYWSPSYRGSLYR from the exons ATGATAAGGGAAGAATGTACTCCAAGTTCGTCATGGTGGGAAGATGTTCATCATGATGATCATGCAAGCTCCATTTCAACTTCTTTTTACCATAAGAATAGTAATGGTAACAATAATAATAACTCAACCGCAAACTGTGAAGGAGACAATCTCTCGATCTCAACGGTAAACACTTCAAATCGTTTTGACCTAACCGCTGAATCATCCAGTCGTCACTCTCTCTCGGCTCCGGATCACCCTGCTTCCACCTCCGATGAGTTGCTCCGAGACCACGTCGTCTCTTCTAATAATCATCTATGGAGTCTTGCCTACTT GCCTGGTAGAAGCTTAGGAGATCAAATGCTGGATCATCATCATCATAATAATCACATAACATCTTCAAGAAATAATTCATCAACAACATCAGAATTACCTTTTGAGCCAGTCTGCGATAACGCCAACGGTTGGATCTACGACACAAACCAAGTAAGGTACGATCAAAGTAGTGAACAAAGGCTGTCAAAGTTGACGGATCTCGTAGGCAAACACTGGTCGCTCGCGCCACCGAGTAATCCCGACATGAACCATAACCTTCATCATCACTTTGATCAGACAAGCGATGATATTTCTATGTACAGACAAGAATTGGAAGTGAAAAATGAGGAAGATCTTTGTTACAATAATGGATTAAATGGTGGTGCTTCGTTGTTTCGTGATGCTATAGAAAGTTCAAGAAGTTTCCTTGATATAAGGTTAAGCAGGCCACTAACGGATATTAATCCGTCGTTTAAGCCATCCTTTAAAGCCTTAAGCTTATCTGAGTTTGGCAAGAAAGAGCATCAAACGGCATCACTG GCAACTGTGAGGTTGGGACCAACAAACGCCGGGAAGAAGAAAAGATGTGATGAAGTCTCCGATGAGGCCTCTAAGAAGGCCAAGTGCGGCCGCGATTCCACACATTCGCCGGATAAG GATTTACCCAAAGCCAAGCTTCGAGACAAGATCACGACTCTACAGCAAATTGTGTCTCCCTTTGGAAAG ACGGATACTGCTTCTGTGCTTCAGGAGGCCATCACATACATAAATTTTTATCAAGAGCAAGTAAAG CTGCTAAGCACTCCTTATATGAAGAACTCGTCAATTAAG GATCCATGGGGAGGATGGGACAGAGAAGAGTACAACAAAAGAGGACCGAAACATCTAGACCTAAAGAGTAGAGGCCTTTGTTTGGTTCCTATTTCTTGCACCCCAGTCGCCTACCACGATAACAGTGCAACTGACTACTGGAGTCCCTCGTATAGAGGTTCTTTGTATCGCTGA
- the LOC106293049 gene encoding transcription factor bHLH111 isoform X1: MIREECTPSSSWWEDVHHDDHASSISTSFYHKNSNGNNNNNSTANCEGDNLSISTVNTSNRFDLTAESSSRHSLSAPDHPASTSDELLRDHVVSSNNHLWSLAYLPGRSLGDQMLDHHHHNNHITSSRNNSSTTSELPFEPVCDNANGWIYDTNQVRYDQSSEQRLSKLTDLVGKHWSLAPPSNPDMNHNLHHHFDQTSDDISMYRQELEVKNEEDLCYNNGLNGGASLFRDAIESSRSFLDIRLSRPLTDINPSFKPSFKALSLSEFGKKEHQTASLLFSQATVRLGPTNAGKKKRCDEVSDEASKKAKCGRDSTHSPDKDLPKAKLRDKITTLQQIVSPFGKTDTASVLQEAITYINFYQEQVKLLSTPYMKNSSIKDPWGGWDREEYNKRGPKHLDLKSRGLCLVPISCTPVAYHDNSATDYWSPSYRGSLYR; this comes from the exons ATGATAAGGGAAGAATGTACTCCAAGTTCGTCATGGTGGGAAGATGTTCATCATGATGATCATGCAAGCTCCATTTCAACTTCTTTTTACCATAAGAATAGTAATGGTAACAATAATAATAACTCAACCGCAAACTGTGAAGGAGACAATCTCTCGATCTCAACGGTAAACACTTCAAATCGTTTTGACCTAACCGCTGAATCATCCAGTCGTCACTCTCTCTCGGCTCCGGATCACCCTGCTTCCACCTCCGATGAGTTGCTCCGAGACCACGTCGTCTCTTCTAATAATCATCTATGGAGTCTTGCCTACTT GCCTGGTAGAAGCTTAGGAGATCAAATGCTGGATCATCATCATCATAATAATCACATAACATCTTCAAGAAATAATTCATCAACAACATCAGAATTACCTTTTGAGCCAGTCTGCGATAACGCCAACGGTTGGATCTACGACACAAACCAAGTAAGGTACGATCAAAGTAGTGAACAAAGGCTGTCAAAGTTGACGGATCTCGTAGGCAAACACTGGTCGCTCGCGCCACCGAGTAATCCCGACATGAACCATAACCTTCATCATCACTTTGATCAGACAAGCGATGATATTTCTATGTACAGACAAGAATTGGAAGTGAAAAATGAGGAAGATCTTTGTTACAATAATGGATTAAATGGTGGTGCTTCGTTGTTTCGTGATGCTATAGAAAGTTCAAGAAGTTTCCTTGATATAAGGTTAAGCAGGCCACTAACGGATATTAATCCGTCGTTTAAGCCATCCTTTAAAGCCTTAAGCTTATCTGAGTTTGGCAAGAAAGAGCATCAAACGGCATCACTG CTATTTTCGCAGGCAACTGTGAGGTTGGGACCAACAAACGCCGGGAAGAAGAAAAGATGTGATGAAGTCTCCGATGAGGCCTCTAAGAAGGCCAAGTGCGGCCGCGATTCCACACATTCGCCGGATAAG GATTTACCCAAAGCCAAGCTTCGAGACAAGATCACGACTCTACAGCAAATTGTGTCTCCCTTTGGAAAG ACGGATACTGCTTCTGTGCTTCAGGAGGCCATCACATACATAAATTTTTATCAAGAGCAAGTAAAG CTGCTAAGCACTCCTTATATGAAGAACTCGTCAATTAAG GATCCATGGGGAGGATGGGACAGAGAAGAGTACAACAAAAGAGGACCGAAACATCTAGACCTAAAGAGTAGAGGCCTTTGTTTGGTTCCTATTTCTTGCACCCCAGTCGCCTACCACGATAACAGTGCAACTGACTACTGGAGTCCCTCGTATAGAGGTTCTTTGTATCGCTGA
- the LOC106343369 gene encoding UDP-N-acetylglucosamine diphosphorylase 1 — MRDPSMERENGASDSTAATTTTTTTEITSPPPMNSPRQALIERLKDYGQEDVFALWDELSPDEREFLVRDIESLDLPRIDRIIRCSLHSQGLPVAAIEPVPENWVSTVDGRTMEDREKWWKMGLKTIYEGKLGVVLLSGGQGTRLGISDPKGCFNIGLPSGKSLFQIQAERILCIQRLAAQVVGEGPTRPVTIHWYIMTSPFTDEATRKYFSSHKYFGLEPDQISFFQQGTLPCISKEGKFIMETPFSLAKAPDGNGGVYGALKSSRLLEDMASRGIKYVDCYGVDNVMVRVADPTFLGYFIDKGAASAAKVVRKAYPQEQVGVFVRRGKGGPLTVVEYSELDQSMASAINQRTGRLQYCWSNVCLHMFTLDFINQVATGLEKDSVYHLAEKKIPSMNGYTMGLKLEQFIFDSFLYAPSTALFEVLREEEFAPVKNVNGSNFDTPESARLSVLRLHTRWVIAAGGFLTHSVPLYATGVEVSPLCSYAGENLEAICRGRTFHAPCEISL; from the exons ATGAGAGACCCGTCGATGGAGAGAGAAAATGGAGCATCTGATTCAACGGCGGCGACAACAACAACGACCACGACAGAAATAACTTCTCCTCCTCCGATGAATTCACCGCGTCAAGCATTGATTGAGAGATTAAAAGATTATGGACAGGAAGATGTTTTCGCTCTTTGGGACGAGCTCTCACCGGACGAACGAGAGTTCCTTGTCAGAGACATCGAG AGTTTGGATCTTCCAAGAATAGATCGGATCATCAGATGCTCACTTCACTCTCAAG GCTTGCCTGTGGCGGCGATAGAGCCAGTGCCGGAGAATTGGGTCTCGACGGTTGATGGAAGAACAATGGAAGACAGAGAGAAGTGGTGGAAGATGGGATTAAAGACTATCTATGAAGGCAAACTAGGAGTGGTACTTTTGTCTGGTGGACAG GGAACAAGACTTGGAATTTCAGACCCAAAAGGATGTTTCA ATATCGGACTTCCATCAGGAAAGTCGCTCTTTCAGATTCAAGCAGAGAGAATCTTGTGTATCCAAAGACTTGCTGCTCAAGTAGTGGGTGAAG GTCCAACTCGCCCAGTTACAATACACTGGTATATTATGACTAGTCCATTTACTGATGAGGCGACACGAAAATATTTTTCGAGTCACAAGTACTTTGGCCTTGAACCAGATCAA ATCAGTTTTTTCCAACAAGGTACTTTGCCTTGCATTTCAAAGGAAGGAAAGTTTATCATGGAGACACCTTTTAGT CTAGCTAAAGCTCCAGATGGTAACGGGGGAGTCTATGGAG CTCTAAAGTCTTCAAGGTTATTAGAGGATATGGCTTCAAGGGGAATAAAATATGTGGATTGCTATGGTGTTGACAATGTCATG GTTCGAGTAGCTGATCCTACATTTCTAGGGTACTTTATCGATAAAGGTGCTGCTTCGGCTGCAAAAGTTGTGCGAAAG GCATATCCTCAAGAACAGGTTGGAGTATTTGTTAGAAGAGGAAAAGGTGGACCATTGACTGTAGTTGAATACAGTGAGCTAGATCAGTCAATGGCTTCTGCTATTAATCAACGAACAGGACGTCTTCAATATTGCTGGAGTAAT GTGTGCTTGCACATGTTCACTTTAGATTTCATTAATCAAGTCGCAACCGGCCTAGAGAAAGACAGCGT CTACCACTTGGCGGAGAAGAAGATACCATCTATGAATGGATACACAATGGGACTGAAACTAGAACAATTCATTTTTGATTCCTTTCTGTATGCTCCTTCAACCGCACTCTTTGAG GTGTTAAGAGAAGAAGAGTTTGCGCCAGTGAAGAATGTAAATGGGTCCAATTTCGATACACCGGAAAGTGCGAGGCTTTCGGTTCTAAGGCTACACACACGTTGGGTTATAGCAGCTGGTGGATTTCTAACACATTCTGTGCCTTTATATGCAACTG GTGTTGAGGTTTCACCGTTGTGCTCGTACGCTGGAGAAAATCTTGAAGCTATTTGTCGTGGAAGAACGTTTCATGCACCTTGTGAAATCTCCCTCTAA